In a genomic window of Magnolia sinica isolate HGM2019 chromosome 16, MsV1, whole genome shotgun sequence:
- the LOC131229540 gene encoding putative UDP-rhamnose:rhamnosyltransferase 1, with amino-acid sequence MIMAQKYHVVMLPWVAFGHMIPFLELSKSLAMKGITISYISTPRNIQRLPPIPPNLTAMINLVKIPLAPIDGLPEMVDATIDVPLQMVQYLKKAYDALRSPFECLVANLLPDLIVYDFASWWAAEIAAKYEVRSAFFSVFSAASLAFLGPPLELKYGHKRTKPEDLMVVPEWVPFTSTVAHRPDQARSVFKNLKFPDGSGSSSGQRFALAFEGCDIVIIRSCREFEGEYINLLKDLHQKPVIPVGLLPPSPSNPLIGMDSTMWSTTFEWLNQQQSNSTVFVGFGSEYKMTSEQVHELAFGLELSKMPFLWVLRKPEDTIDGSDLLPNGFEARTAGRGIVTVGWAPQLELLAHRTIGGCLFHSGWGSIVESLHYGHALILLPMMADQGLNARLLVDKGVGHEVERNEDGSFDRGAIAKAMRHVMVDKEGEPLRQKARQMRDIFGDGELHQDYIHRFLLYFDDLKRMGHTHSLQKD; translated from the coding sequence ATGATCATGGCCCAGAAATATCATGTGGTAATGTTGCCATGGGTGGCATTTGGGCACATGATACCATTCCTAGAGCTTTCCAAGAGCTTAGCAATGAAGGGCATCACCATTTCCTACATTTCCACCCCAAGAAACATTCAAAGATTGCCACCCATTCCTCCAAATCTAACGGCCATGATCAATCTAGTGAAGATCCCGTTGGCCCCGATCGACGGCTTGCCCGAAATGGTGGACGCTACCATCGACGTGCCACTACAAATGGTCCAATACCTAAAGAAGGCCTATGATGCATTGCGATCGCCGTTCGAATGCCTGGTGGCCAACCTCTTGCCTGATCTGATAGTGTATGATTTCGCGTCATGGTGGGCGGCTGAGATCGCAGCTAAATATGAGGTGCGGTCTGCCTTCTTTAGTGTGTTTTCAGCTGCTTCACTTGCATTCTTGGGCCCACCGTTGGAGCTAAAGTACGGTCACAAGCGGACCAAGCCAGAAGACCTGATGGTGGTACCCGAATGGGTCCCGTTCACTTCGACTGTGGCCCACCGACCTGATCAGGCCAGATCCGTCTTCAAGAATTTGAAATTTCCCGACGGTTCAGGATCGTCGAGTGGCCAACGGTTTGCGTTGGCCTTTGAAGGTTGTGACATTGTGATTATAAGAAGCTGTAGAGAATTTGAAGGAGAGTACATAAATCTACTCAAAGATCTCCACCAAAAGCCAGTCATCCCCGTTGGCCTACTCCCTCCATCACCATCAAATCCATTGATCGGAATGGATTCGACAATGTGGTCCACTACATTTGAGTGGCTCAATCAGCAACAATCGAATTCGACGGTGTTCGTTGGATTCGGCAGCGAGTACAAAATGACTAGTGAACAAGTGCATGAGCTAGCATTTGGGCTAGAGCTATCTAAGATGCCATTTCTATGGGTGCTCAGGAAGCCAGAAGACACAATTGACGGCTCGGATCTCTTGCCGAATGGGTTTGAGGCCCGCACCGCCGGTCGTGGAATCGTAACCGttggatgggccccacaactGGAGTTATTGGCTCATCGCACCATTGGAGGGTGCCTGTTTCACTCTGGGTGGGGGTCCATCGTGGAGTCTCTCCATTACGGGCATGCGTTGATTCTGTTGCCCATGATGGCTGATCAAGGGCTGAATGCTAGGCTATTGGTGGACAAAGGGGTGGGCCATGAGGTGGAAAGGAATGAAGATGGATCGTTCGATAGGGGTGCGATTGCAAAGGCCATGAGGCATGTGATGGTGGATAAAGAGGGAGAGCCACTAAGACAAAAGGCTAGGCAGATGAGGGACATTTTTGGCGATGGGGAGCTTCATCAGGACTACATACACCGTTTTCTACTGTATTTTGATGATCTTAAGAGAATGGGCCACACTCATTCCCTTCAAAAGGACTAA
- the LOC131228917 gene encoding pectinesterase-like, with protein sequence MPPENSSRRSSSATAGPIEIDDYPEPDPPNPAAIEAERRRTRNRTIILAVSSAVLIVTVSVFTKSGIFGGGDQNDAPPAQPPIGQDRLNNSIMQSKIKAFCQLTEFQDTCLSTISRYTAKLKSDDPNVFLLQSTAASIEAVEEAYNYSVNVAKTVMDGRSRWAFKDCELLLNYTLLQLQAGDSGAEIVRAYEIPTKMTDLLSGLSAAVTYQQTCMDGFDVEMGDQTAEMMMIVTNATKLTRNILSVVSRISMDEDLTRVIEGMDEDGGKPVWHMANGKADVVVAKDGSGNYKTIREALEVAREKREGRFVIYVKDGVYEENVKVTDEMNYITMYGDGRDETVVTGTRGFGDGITMYGTATFVVSGMAFMARDMGFQNIAGPEKAQAIALLVESDLSIFYNCRIDGYQNTLLAHTHRQFYRDCIISGTIDIISGDAAAVFQNCEIVAKKPLVGQQNTIMAQARVDPCQTTGFVVQNCTISAANDLYPARDQIRTFLGRPVKEYSRTVIMQSRIDDLISLEGWGPAGGEDKCEGKVYFAEFGNSGPGSGLKGRVTWQGFHVLDDVANVSRFTAGKFIQGKLWLNMTGVPFYTGVS encoded by the exons ATGCCCCCTGAAAACTCCTCCCGCCGCTCCTCCTCCGCCACTGCGGGCCCCATCGAGATCGACGATTACCCGGAACCCGATCCACCCAACCCGGCGGCCATCGAAGCCGAACGCCGTCGGACTCGCAATCGCACTATCATCCTCGCTGTCTCCTCTGCTGTTCTCATCGTCACCGTTTCCGTCTTCACAAAATCCGGCATCTTCGGTGGCGGTGACCAGAACGACGCCCCCCCTGCCCAACCACCCATTGGCCAGGATCGCCTCAACAACTCGATCATGCAGTCCAAGATCAAAGCCTTCTGCCAGCTGACCGAGTTCCAGGACACCTGTCTGTCGACAATCTCTAGGTACACGGCAAAGCTGAAATCCGATGATCCAAATGTATTTCTCCTTCAATCGACCGCAGCGTCGATCGAGGCCGTTGAAGAGGCGTACAATTACTCGGTGAACGTGGCGAAGACCGTGATGGAtggtagatcaaggtgggcctttaagGACTGCGAACTGCTACTAAATTACACACTGCTTCAATTACAGGCGGGCGACTCCGGCGCCGAAATAGTCCGAGCATATGAAATTCCGACTAAGATGACCGATCTTTTGTCTGGATTGAGCGCGGCGGTGACCTACCAGCAGACGTGTATGGACGGTTTTGATGTTGAGATGGGGGATCAGACGGCAGAGATGATGATGATCGTGACGAATGCGACGAAGCTGACGAGGAACATCTTGTCGGTCGTCAGCAGGATCTCGATGGATGAGGATTTGACACGTGTCATTGAGGGGATGGATGAGGATGGAGGGAAGCCGGTGTGGCACATGGCAAATGGGAAGgctgatgttgtggtggctaaAGACGGGTCCGGGAATTATAAGACGATCCGTGAGGCGTTGGAGGTGgcgagagagaagagggagggcAGGTTTGTAATTTACGTGAAGGATGGGGTCTATGAGGAGAATGTGAAAGTGACGGATGAGATGAATTACATCACCATGTATGGGGATGGGCGGGACGAGACGGTCGTCACCGGGACTAGAGGGTTCGGAGACGGGATTACAATGTACGGAACAGCGACTTTCG TGGTCTCTGGAATGGCATTCATGGCGAGAGACATGGGCTTCCAAAACATAGCTGGGCCTGAGAAAGCCCAAGCCATCGCTCTCCTTGTCGAATCTGATCTGTCCATCTTCTACAACTGCCGGATCGACGGCTACCAGAACACCCTCCTTGCTCATACCCACCGTCAATTCTACCGTGATTGCATCATCTCCGGCACCATCGACATAATCTCCGGCGACGCAGCGGCCGTCTTTCAAAACTGCGAGATCGTTGCGAAGAAGCCATTGGTGGGCCAGCAGAACACCATCATGGCCCAGGCCCGAGTAGACCCCTGCCAGACCACCGGATTCGTCGTGCAGAACTGCACGATCTCGGCCGCTAACGACCTTTATCCGGCGAGGGATCAGATCCGTACGTTTCTCGGAAGGCCTGTGAAGGAGTATTCAAGGACGGTGATCATGCAGTCTAGGATAGACGATCTGATTAGCCTAGAAGGGTGGGGCCCAGCTGGGGGTGAGGATAAGTGCGAGGGGAAGGTCTACTTTGCGGAGTTCGGTAATAGCGGGCCCGGGTCGGGTCTGAAGGGGAGGGTGACTTGGCAAGGGTTCCACGTGTTGGATGATGTCGCAAATGTGTCGAGATTTACAGCTGGCAAGTTTATACAAGGAAAATTGTGGTTGAACATGACAGGAGTGCCGTTCTACACAGGAGtgtcttag